Proteins found in one Allorhizobium pseudoryzae genomic segment:
- a CDS encoding universal stress protein, translating to MAYKTIVAILDNEYNAGPISDFAAALGRQFSAHVVGLHAETLATVPLIAPMEIPDPTAVEALQQAAQAESKRIEGIFRGRMEPEGVAHEFRRYVSTSGYGSDSVLECARASDLVIAYQADERTGSDNSANLETLLFETGRPLLLVPHVMMEAQPIRRALIAWNGSKEATRAAFEALPFLKTVESVEIFSVDPPGMPRQAPDLAGADLAAALSRHGVPVTLRTEENCQIPTAAAIENRLTEEGVDLLVMGGYGNSRWWEMLFGGVTRSVLESMTAVTLLSR from the coding sequence ATGGCCTACAAAACGATCGTCGCCATCTTGGATAACGAGTACAATGCGGGACCGATCAGTGATTTTGCGGCGGCCCTCGGACGACAGTTTTCCGCGCATGTGGTCGGGTTGCATGCCGAAACACTGGCCACGGTGCCGCTGATCGCGCCGATGGAGATCCCCGATCCGACCGCGGTCGAGGCGCTGCAGCAGGCCGCGCAGGCGGAGAGCAAACGGATTGAAGGCATCTTTCGGGGTCGGATGGAGCCGGAAGGGGTGGCGCATGAATTCCGCCGCTACGTCTCCACCTCCGGCTACGGATCCGACAGCGTGCTGGAATGTGCAAGAGCAAGCGATCTCGTCATCGCCTATCAGGCCGATGAACGCACCGGATCCGACAACAGCGCCAACCTGGAAACGCTCCTCTTCGAGACCGGTCGTCCCCTGCTTCTTGTGCCGCATGTGATGATGGAGGCACAGCCGATCCGCCGTGCGCTGATCGCCTGGAACGGATCGAAGGAGGCAACGCGGGCCGCCTTCGAAGCGCTGCCCTTCCTGAAAACGGTGGAGAGCGTCGAGATCTTTTCCGTCGATCCACCCGGCATGCCGCGCCAGGCGCCGGACCTTGCGGGCGCCGATCTGGCGGCCGCACTCTCCCGGCACGGCGTCCCGGTGACCCTCCGCACGGAGGAGAATTGCCAGATCCCCACGGCAGCGGCGATCGAGAACCGTCTGACCGAAGAGGGTGTCGATCTTCTCGTCATGGGCGGTTACGGCAATTCCCGCTGGTGGGAGATGCTGTTTGGCGGCGTTACCCGCAGTGTTCTCGAAAGCATGACGGCAGTCACGCTTCTGTCGCGGTAA
- the gpt gene encoding xanthine phosphoribosyltransferase — protein sequence MSLPEKAFPVSWDQFHRDARALAWRLAGLGRDFRAIVCITRGGLVPAAIISRELNIRLIDTVCVASYHDYVNQGEFNLLKGIAPELTADGGEGVLVIDDLTDTGKTASEVRTLMPKAHFACVYAKPKGVPTIDTFITEVSQDTWIYFPWDMGFTYQEPIAKGHKG from the coding sequence ATGTCTCTACCCGAAAAAGCCTTTCCCGTTTCCTGGGATCAGTTCCACCGTGATGCGCGGGCTCTCGCCTGGCGCCTCGCCGGCCTTGGCCGGGATTTCCGCGCCATCGTCTGCATCACCCGCGGCGGACTGGTGCCGGCCGCCATCATCTCGCGGGAACTCAACATCCGCCTGATCGACACGGTCTGCGTCGCCTCCTACCATGACTATGTCAACCAGGGCGAATTCAACTTGTTGAAGGGCATTGCCCCGGAACTGACCGCCGATGGCGGCGAGGGCGTGCTGGTCATCGACGATCTGACGGATACCGGCAAGACCGCCTCTGAAGTGCGCACCCTGATGCCGAAGGCGCATTTCGCCTGCGTCTACGCCAAGCCGAAGGGCGTGCCGACCATCGACACCTTCATCACGGAAGTGTCCCAGGATACCTGGATCTACTTCCCCTGGGACATGGGCTTTACCTATCAGGAGCCGATCGCCAAGGGTCACAAGGGCTGA